Genomic DNA from Comamonas antarctica:
CGTGCTGACCGACCCGACCATGGGCGGCGTGTCGGCGGGCTTTGCGTTCGTCGGCGACATCGTCATTGCCGAACCCAAGGCGCTGATCGGCTTCGCCGGCCCGCGCGTGATCGAGACCACGGTGCGCGTCAAGCTGCCGCCAGGCTTCCAGCGCGCCGAGTTCCTGCAGGAAAAAGGCGCCGTCGACATGATCGTCGACCGCCGCCAGCTGCGCGACACGGTTGCCAACAGCCTGGCAATGCTGCAACGCCTGCCTGCGGACGCGGTCTCTTAACAGCGTTCCAGCTCAGTCTAAGCGGTCAATGCAGAAATGCGTTGACCGCTTTTTTTTCGGCATGCCTTTGCCAGGGACAGGAGCCGGGTTTCGGCCCGGCAGCCGACTCACTTTTCTTGCTCGCACAAGAAAAGTAAGCAAAAGAATGCGGCCCTGCTGTCTGCGACCCTGCGCTACGCTCCGGGCAACCTGCCGTGCTCGGTCCCGGGCTGCACCGCAGAACTCGCTTCGCGGCCTCGCCGCTCCGCTCAAACAACTGCGGTGAGTCAGTTTACGAAGCAGGTGTGTCCTTCGGCACACCTGCCAGCCCGGGCCCTGCGCGCGGCAGGCGCAGCCACAAGGGCGGGGAGCGGGAACGGGATAGCTTCTTTGGGTATTGGAGATACGCAAGCCTTGCCGACCTACCTCAACACCCCTGCCTGCACATAAGCCAGCACCATCAGCGCGATCTGCAGCAGCACCAGCAGCACCAGCGGCGACAGGTCGATGCCGCCGACCAGCGGGATCACGCGGCGCACCGGGCGCAGCAGCGGTTCGGCAAGGCGTTCGATGACCGCGGCCACGGGCGAGCGGGCCTGGATCCAGGACATGATGGCGTAGACCAGCACGATGCCGATGCAGCCCGTGATGGCTATGCGCGCCACGCCGCACAGCGCCAGCCAGGGCAGCCACAGGGCTTGCGAACCGCCCGCGCCCAGCATCAGCCACAGCAGCAGGTATTGCAGCATCTGCAGCAGGTAGGCGGCAATCAGGCTGGACGCATCCCAGCGGCCCGAGGCCGGCACGATGCGCCGCAGCGGCAGCACGATCCAGTCGGTCAGCGCGAACACCAGCCGGCCCACGGGGTTGGAAAAGGGAATGCGCTGGGCCTGCATGTAGAGGCGCAACAGGCACAGGCCGGTGAGCAAGCCCACGGCGACATCGAGCAGGAAGGAGATGATCTGGAACAGCATGTAGGAATTGAAGCAACGAAGACAGTCGCCTGGGACTGCAAGACAGCGGCGGGTACAGCATGGGATGATAGTGGGCACGCCCGGACCACCATGACATTACCCCTGACCCTCACTTCCCTGCCGCTGTTTCCATTGGGCAGCGTGCTGTTTCCCGGTGGCCGCCTGCCGCTGCGCGTGTTCGAGGTGCGCTACCTGGACATGGTGCGCAAGTGCGCGCGTGCGGGCGCGCCGTTTGGCGTGGTGGCGTTGAGCGAAGGACAGGAGGTGCGCCAGGCCGGCGCGCCGCCGGAGCAGTTCCATGCCGTCGGCACGCTGGCGACGATCGCGCAGCTGCAGTACCCGCAGACCGGGTTGATGCACTTGCTGTGCCAGGGCACGCAGCGTTTTCGCGTGCGCGAGCGCCGCTGCCTGCCGCACGGGCTGTGGGTGGCCGATGTCGAGCTCATCGACCAGGACATGCCCGTCGAGGTGCCCGAAGACCTGCAAGCCGCGGCCCGGGCGCTGGCCAAGCTGCTGCAGACGCTGCGCACCCAGCACGCCGACGACCCGGGCCTGGCCCTGCCCGACAGCCTGCACCTGCAGGACTGCGGCTGGGTGGCCAACCGCTGGTGCGAACTGCTGCCGCTGCCGACCACGCTGCGCCAGCAGCTGATGGAGCTGGAAAATCCGCTGCTGCGGCTGGAGCTGGTGGCCGATGTGCTGGAACGCACGGGCATCGGTTTTTGAGGCACGCCGCCCACGGAATCCAGATGGCCCCACGGCCATTGCATGCGCGCTCGCCCGAAGCCGCGCAAAAAACCTAAAATCAAGGGTTTTGGCCTATTACCAGTCAGGCAAGCCATTCGTGCTGCGCCTGTCGAACCATGGACGGCATTCCGGAAACGGAAAAATGCCTGTTCATCCTTCGACAGGCTCAGGACGAACGGGCGTTTTTCCTTCCTGACTGGCATTAGCGTTTTGGCCCAGTTCCACCGGCGTTTGCGCGCTGGCGCTCCTTTCATGTCTGACACCAACACCACTTCCGCAGCCGATACCGCCGCCCCGCAGGACGAAAACCAACTGATCGCCGAGCGCCGCGAAAAACTCAAAGCGCTGCGCGAAGTCCAGGCCCAGGGCGGTGGTGTGGCATTCCCCAACGACTTCCAGCCCACGCACCATGCGGCCGCGATCCAGGCGGAATATGCCGAGCAGGATGCCGAGGCGCTCGAAGCCGCGGCAGTGCAGGTGAGCGTCGGCGGCCGCATGATGCTCAAGCGCGTCATGGGCAAGGCCAGCTTTGCGACCGTGCAGGACGGCTCGCTGGGCGCGACCGGCGGCCGCATCCAGCTCTACATCACGCGCGATGCCGTGGGCGAGGAGCTGTATGCGCAGTTCAAGCGCTGGGACCTGGGCGACATCATCGGTGCCGGCGGCACGCTGATGAAGACCAAGACCGGCGAGCTGTCGATCAAGGTCAGCTCGCTGCGCCTGCTCACCAAGAGCCTGCGCCCCATGCCCGACAAGTTCCACGGCATGGCCGATCAGGAGCAGAAGTACCGCCAGCGCTACGTCGACCTGATGATGGACGAAGGCGCGCGCCAGCGCTTCACCGCGCGCTCGCGCGCGATCAGCGGCGTGCGCGAGTTCATGGTCGCGCACAACTTCCTTGAAGTCGAGACGCCGATGCTGCACCCGATCCCGGGGGGCGCGAACGCCAAGCCCTTCGTCACGCACCACAATGCGCTGGACCAGGAAATGTACCTGCGCATCGCCCCCGAGCTCTACCTCAAGCGCCTGATCGTCGGCGGCTTCGAGCGCGTGTTCGAGATCAACCGCAGCTTCCGCAACGAAGGCATCTCGGTCCGGCACAACCCCGAATTCACCATGATGGAGTTCTATGCCGCGTTCTGGAACTACCGCGACCTGATGGATTTCACCGAGAAGCTGATCCGCGACACCGCGCAGAAGGCCGTCGGCAGCCTGCAGCTGAGCTATGGCGGCAAGCCCGTCGACCTGGCACAGCCGTTCGAGCGCCTGACCATCCGCGAAGCCATCGTCAAGTACACCGAAGCCGGCGACAACGTCGACCAGCGCGACTGGCTGATTCCCGCGCTGCGCAAGCTCGGCTTGAGCGAGGAAAAGGACAAGCTGTCGGGCCGCACGCTGGCCAGCCTGCAGGTGCTGTACTTCGAGGAACTGGTCGAGGAAAAGCTCTGGAACCCGACCTTCATCATGGAGCACCCGACCGAGATCTCGCCGCTGGCGCGCGCCAACGACGAGCGTCCCGAGGTCACCGAGCGCTTCGAGCTCTACATCACCGGCCGTGAATTCGGCAACGGCTTCAGCGAATTGAACGATGCCGAAGACCAGGCCGCGCGCTTCAACGCCCAGGTCGAAGCCAAGGACAGCGGCGATGACGAAGCCATGTTCTTCGACCACGACTTCGTGCGCGCGCTCGAATACGGCATGCCGCCCACGGGCGGCTGCGGCGTCGGCCTCGACCGGCTGATGATGCTGCTCACCGACAGCACCAGCATCCGCGACGTGATCCTGTTCCCGGCACTGCGCCGCGAGCATTGAGCCCTGGCGGCGGTCGGGATAGCCAGGATACCGCGGTCGGCGTTTACACTTGTATCTCCTGCCGCCCCCTTGCGCGCAGGCGTACTTTGCTCCGGAGTCGCTGGTACTCCTGAAGGAAACCGCAGTGATCCCGACGCCACCGCCCTCCGCCATCGAACCCACCGCGGCCCGTTTCACCTCGTCCCATGCGGAAAACGCGCCGTTTTCGGTGCTGGTCGTGGAAGACCAGGCGTCGATGCGCGCCTCGCTGGTCAAGGAGCTGCAGCACGCGGGCGTGACCGAAGTCATGGAGGCCGCGGACGGCCAGGTGGCGCTGCAACTGTTCAAGCTGCGCCGCCCTGACCTGGTGCTGCTCGACATCCGCCTGCCCGGCCTCGATGGCTACGGCGTCGCGCACCAGATGCGCGAATCCGAACCCGGCGACTGGACCCCGATCATTTTCCTCTCCGGCCTCGATACCGACCTGGACGTCTGGCGCGGCATCGAGTCCGGCGGCGACGACTACCTGGTCAAGCCGGTCAAACCCATCGTGCTGGTGGCCAAGCTGCGCGCCATGCGCCGCCTGCTGGACATGCGCCGCCGGCTGATCTCGATGTCCGCCGAACTGCACCTGGCCAACCAGCGGCTCAACGAGATGGTGGAGATGGATGCGCTCACGGGCCTGGTCAACCGCCGCGGCTTCGACCGCATCCTGCATGCCGAGATCATTGCCGCGCGCCGCGACGGCACGCCGCTGACGCTGATGCTTTGCGACCTCGACCACTTCAAGCGCTACAACGACAGCTGCGGCCACGTGAAGGGCGACGAATGCCTGCGCGCCATCGGCAAGCTGTTGCGCGAGGTCTGCATGCGCCCGCGCGACGTGGCCTCGCGCTATGGCGGCGAGGAGTTCGCCATGATCCTGCCCAAGACGCCGCGTTCGGGCGCGATGACCTTTGCGCGCGCGCTGGGCAAGATGCTGCGCGTGCGCGCCCTGCCCCACCCCGACTCCCCGCTGGGCGAGGTGCTCACGCTCTCGGGCGGCATCACCACCTGCATCCCGGATGAAAGCACCAGTGCCGAAAGCATGGTGATGCGCGCGGACCAGGCGCTGTACGCGGCCAAGGCCCAGGGCCGGGACCGCTTTTTCAGCTTCGAGATGCAGATGGATACCATCGAGCAGCGCGGAAACTAGCGCGCTGCGTGCCATGAGGCACATCCAGGACAGTCCGGACGACGATAGCTGATAGGCTTGCAGGCGGGCCGGTCGCTGCCATCGGCAGGTCCGGCTTTTTCTTCTTGTTGACCCATTGGAGCTATGCGTCGTCTTTCAATTCACCTGCCCCCGTGGCTGCAGGATTGGCTGGAAGTGCTGATTCCGGCCGCGCAAATCCTGCTGATCCTGGTTGCCGCCTGGCTGATCAACCTGTTCTTCAAACGCGTGATCTACCGTGCCGGCGCGCACTACGCGCTGCCGCGCGAACTGCTGGTGCCGGTGCGCGGCGTGATCCGCTGGCTGATCATTGCCGCCACGGTGCTGCTGATCCTCGAGCGCATGGGCGTATCGGCCACCGTGCTGTGGACCGCGTTCACCGGGTTCGCGACCGTGGGCGCCGTGGCCTTCTTTGCGGCCTGGAGCGTGCTGTCGAACCTGTTCTGCGCACTGCTGATCGTCACGGTCGGCCCGTTCCGCCTGGGGGACTACATCGAGCTGCTGGACACTGCGGAAAAGCCGGGAGCCAAGGGCCGGGTGGTCGACATCAACCTGCTCTACACGACGCTCGAGGATGTGACGCACCGCGAAGGCGCGCTGCTGCAGATTCCGAATGCGCTGATCTTCCAGCGCGTCGTGCGGCGCTGGAAAGGCGGCATCCATGCCAGCATTCCCGACGACGCGCCCTCGTCGGTCGCAGAAGAAGCCGCCGCGCAGGCATTGACCAGCCGCAGCTGAGCGTAGGACACCACCGCATCGCGGCATCGCGGCGGAACACAATGGTCGGCCTGGTTACTCAACGGACTCCATCCTTCTCAACAGGAAGAATCCATGTCCCAGGCGTACCAGACCCTCTTGAAACAGCTTGCCGAGGAGATCGGCCTCGACCCCGAAGCCCTTGCCGCCACCGAAGAAATCGTCATTGACGAGCTGCCCATCGGGCTGCAGCTCGAAGGCGAAGGCGACGAAGCGGAGGTCTGGCTTTGCAGCCTGCTTGCGGCGCCCAGCCCCGACCGCTGGGAGGATGTGGCGCGCACGCTGCTGCATGCCAACCACCTCTGGACCGCTACCGGCGGCGCAACACTGGGGATGATTCCCTCAGACAACACCGTGAGCCTGAATGTGCGCCGGCTGCTGCGCGACCTCGACAGCGAGAAACTGGCCATTTTGCTGGCGAAGACGGCCGATATCGGCCTCGCATGGCAGGATTTCATCACGCTGGGCATAGGCGCCGCCGACCTTCCCGCATTTTCCAGTGCCGACGTAGGCGTGCGCGTCTAAGAGGAATTCGATGCCAAACAAGATACAGCCACGGTCGCTGATGCCAAGCAGCCAGGCCTTCCTGGAAAAGGCACAGTCACTCAATGCCGGCAACAAGGCCGCGGCCACAGGGGCGCGCGCGGCGCTGACCCACTCAAGCGTCCGCGTGGGGGCAGGAGACAACCGGGAGAAGGCGCAGTCCGCGGGCTCCGCCATCAAAGGCATGCTTGCCTCCCTGTCCAACGGCTTCATGGGCCTGCTGCATGGCGCCAAGCGCCTGGCGAAATCGATTTCGTCCTATGTTTTCGGTCCGAGCAATCCCCAGTCCGGTCTCCAGCCCAGGAAAGCCATGGACAAGGTCGCGCGCGGCGTGGACGGTGGCGCGGCCAGCGTGCAGCAATTCCTCAACTCCAATGCGGCGACCAAGGGCGTCTTTCGCGATCTCCGGGATTCCGTGAGCCCTCCCAGCTCCTCGCTGCACGCGCTGGACCGCGCGGCGGGCGATGCGATCACGGACCTCAAGAGCGAAGGCAAGGCCTTGTTCAAAGACGTGAAGGACTTCTTCAAGGACCGCTGATCCGGCCCGCAACCCTCACGGCAACAGGTCCAGCGCGTTGCGGTAGGCCGGCTGCAGCATGAGTTCATCCCAGCTCTGCGGCAGCGTCTCGGGCAGCAGCGCAAGCCGGCGCGCCTCGCTGTCGGCGCTGGGCGTCCAGCGGCCCGCGTCGCGCGCCGCCTGCATGCCGTGCAGCCAATCGTCGACCGCAGCGCCATCGCCCAGGCTCTGGTTGCACAGCAGTGCGAGGTCGCAGCCCGCATTCAGCGCTTGCGTCGCGGCCTGGGTGAAATCCAGCGTCTGGCTGTCCAGCCGGCGCGCGGCCTCCATGCTCAGGTCGTCGCTGAAGACCGCGCCATCGAAGCGCAGGCGGTGGCGCAGGATCTCCTGCAGCCACCTGGCCGAGAAACCCGCGGGACGCTTGTCGACCTTGCTGTAGATCACATGCGCCGGCATGACGCTGGTCAACACCGACGACAGCCAGGGATAGGGCGCGGCATCGTCAGCCAGGATGGCCGAGAGGCTGCGCCGGTCCACGGGAATGTCGGTGTGCGAATCTGCCTTGACGAAGCCATGGCCGGGAAAATGCTTGCCGCAGTTGGCCATGCCGGCCTGCAGCAGGCCGTGCATCAGGCTCTTGGCGAGCGCTGCCACCACGCGCGCATCCGAGTGGAAGGCGCGGTCGCCAATGACGCCGCTCTCGCCCCAGTCGAGGTCCAGCACCGGCGTGAAGGAGAAATCGACGCCGCAGGCGCGCAGCTCGCTGCCCAGCACATAGCCGACCGCCGTGGCTGCATCCATGGCGCGCAGCGCGCCGCTGCCTTCGCGGCGCTTCGCGCCCTGGCCGTCATCCATCCACATGGCGCCAAAAGCACGCATCGGTGGCAGATGCGTGAAGCCGTCGGTGCGAAAGCGCTGCACGCGCCCGCCTTCGTGGTCGACGCAGATCAGCAGGTCGTCGCGCACCGCCTTGATCTCGGCCGTGAGCGCCAGCAACTGCGCGCGGTCCTGCCAGTTGCGCGCAAACAGGATCATGCCGCCGACCAGCGGGTGCGCCAGGCGCGCGCGGTCGGCAGGCGTGAGTTCGGTGCCGGCGATGTCGATGATCAGGGGTGCGTGCTCGGTCATTCAGGGCAATCCTTGGAGGGAAAAATCAATTCGCAGGCTTTTTCTCGACCACGCAGAAGCTCGCGGCGTAGTCGCTTTCATCGGTCACGCTCAGATGCACCTGCAGGCCGCGTTCCTCGAACCATTGCTTGAGCGCGCCGTGCAGCACGATGCTGGGCTGGCCGCTGGGCAGGTTGACGATCTCGCAGTGGCGCCAGGTCATGGGCATGCGCATGCCCAGGCCGATGGCCTTGCTGAACGATTCCTTCGCCGAAAAGCGCGTGGCCACGTAGCGCACGCCGCGGTCGGGCCAGCGCGCGCTGCGCGCACGCCAGGTCGCCAGCTCGCCTTCGGCCAGGACCTTTTCGGCAAAGCGGTCGCCCAGGCGCTCCAGGCTGGAGCGGATGCGCCGCACGTCGCAGATATCGGTGCCTATGCCGTAGATCATGGCTGGGCCGAGGCAATGCATTGCAGATAGGCCTGTACCGCGCCCGCATAGCCGCGCTCGAGCGCGCCGCCGATCAGCGCATGGCCGATGGAGACCTCGAGCAGGCCGGGCACGCCGGCGGCAAATGCGCCGAGGTTGTCGAGGCTCAGGTCATGGCCCGCATTGACGCCCAGGCCGGCATCGAGCGCGGCCTGGGCCGCGGCGCGGTAGGCTTCGAGCTGCTGCGCCTGCGCGGGCGTGCCCCAGGCCGCGGCATAGGGCTCGGTGTAGAGCTCGACGCGGTCGGCGCCCACGGCCTTGGCGGCGGCCATCTGCTCGGGGACCGGGTCCATGAACAGGCTCACGCGCACGCCCAGCGCCCGGCATTCGGCAATCAGCGGCGCGAGGCGCTCGGCGTCCTGTGGGAAGCTCCAGCCATGGTCGCTGGTGAACTGGTCCTGGCCGTCAGGCACGAAGGTGGCCTGCTGCGGCCGGTATGCGCGGACGAAGTCCATCAGGTTGTGGAACGGATTGCCCTCGATGTTGTATTCCGCTTCGGGCCACTGTTTCAGCAGTTCGTGCAGCTCGGCCACATCGCTGGCGCGGATGTGGCGCTCGTCGGGCCGCGGATGCACGGTGATGCCCTGCGCGCCGGCCTCGAGGCACAGCTGCGCGGCGCGCGTGACGCTGGGAATGCCCAGGTGGCGCGTGTTGCGCACCAGCGCGACCTTGTTGACATTAACGGACAGCGCAGTTCGGGAAGAGGCGGAAGTGGTCATAGGTTTTGCAGGTCCATCATCAGCTGGCGGGTGCGCAGCAGCGGGTTGCCGCAATGGTATTGCAGCAGCGTGCGCAGTTGGGATTTGAGGGCCAGCGCCACCGGCGCGGCCGCGCGCAGCGCCGCGGTATACGCCTGTGGCGCGTGGCCCGCGCCCAGGGCCTGCTCCAGCGCCTGCCACTGCGCGCCGGTCAACGCCGCGCGCTCGCCGGCCGCGGCCTGGCGCAGGCCGCCTTCGGGCACCAGCATGTAGCGGCTGCGCGCCGACAGCGCCGAAAGCGTCATGGTTTCCTCGGCCAGGCTGGGCAGCAGACCCAGCTCGCGCAGCAGTATCAGCTCGAAGGCGCGCAGCACCGGCTCCAGCGTCTCGCCCTGGGTGCCGGCCAGCACCCGCACGACGCCCGCATAGACGTCAAACAGCGCCGCATACGGGT
This window encodes:
- a CDS encoding YggT family protein, whose amino-acid sequence is MLFQIISFLLDVAVGLLTGLCLLRLYMQAQRIPFSNPVGRLVFALTDWIVLPLRRIVPASGRWDASSLIAAYLLQMLQYLLLWLMLGAGGSQALWLPWLALCGVARIAITGCIGIVLVYAIMSWIQARSPVAAVIERLAEPLLRPVRRVIPLVGGIDLSPLVLLVLLQIALMVLAYVQAGVLR
- a CDS encoding LON peptidase substrate-binding domain-containing protein, encoding MTLPLTLTSLPLFPLGSVLFPGGRLPLRVFEVRYLDMVRKCARAGAPFGVVALSEGQEVRQAGAPPEQFHAVGTLATIAQLQYPQTGLMHLLCQGTQRFRVRERRCLPHGLWVADVELIDQDMPVEVPEDLQAAARALAKLLQTLRTQHADDPGLALPDSLHLQDCGWVANRWCELLPLPTTLRQQLMELENPLLRLELVADVLERTGIGF
- the lysS gene encoding lysine--tRNA ligase, translating into MSDTNTTSAADTAAPQDENQLIAERREKLKALREVQAQGGGVAFPNDFQPTHHAAAIQAEYAEQDAEALEAAAVQVSVGGRMMLKRVMGKASFATVQDGSLGATGGRIQLYITRDAVGEELYAQFKRWDLGDIIGAGGTLMKTKTGELSIKVSSLRLLTKSLRPMPDKFHGMADQEQKYRQRYVDLMMDEGARQRFTARSRAISGVREFMVAHNFLEVETPMLHPIPGGANAKPFVTHHNALDQEMYLRIAPELYLKRLIVGGFERVFEINRSFRNEGISVRHNPEFTMMEFYAAFWNYRDLMDFTEKLIRDTAQKAVGSLQLSYGGKPVDLAQPFERLTIREAIVKYTEAGDNVDQRDWLIPALRKLGLSEEKDKLSGRTLASLQVLYFEELVEEKLWNPTFIMEHPTEISPLARANDERPEVTERFELYITGREFGNGFSELNDAEDQAARFNAQVEAKDSGDDEAMFFDHDFVRALEYGMPPTGGCGVGLDRLMMLLTDSTSIRDVILFPALRREH
- a CDS encoding GGDEF domain-containing response regulator; translation: MEPTAARFTSSHAENAPFSVLVVEDQASMRASLVKELQHAGVTEVMEAADGQVALQLFKLRRPDLVLLDIRLPGLDGYGVAHQMRESEPGDWTPIIFLSGLDTDLDVWRGIESGGDDYLVKPVKPIVLVAKLRAMRRLLDMRRRLISMSAELHLANQRLNEMVEMDALTGLVNRRGFDRILHAEIIAARRDGTPLTLMLCDLDHFKRYNDSCGHVKGDECLRAIGKLLREVCMRPRDVASRYGGEEFAMILPKTPRSGAMTFARALGKMLRVRALPHPDSPLGEVLTLSGGITTCIPDESTSAESMVMRADQALYAAKAQGRDRFFSFEMQMDTIEQRGN
- a CDS encoding mechanosensitive ion channel family protein, yielding MRRLSIHLPPWLQDWLEVLIPAAQILLILVAAWLINLFFKRVIYRAGAHYALPRELLVPVRGVIRWLIIAATVLLILERMGVSATVLWTAFTGFATVGAVAFFAAWSVLSNLFCALLIVTVGPFRLGDYIELLDTAEKPGAKGRVVDINLLYTTLEDVTHREGALLQIPNALIFQRVVRRWKGGIHASIPDDAPSSVAEEAAAQALTSRS
- a CDS encoding type III secretion system chaperone, with protein sequence MSQAYQTLLKQLAEEIGLDPEALAATEEIVIDELPIGLQLEGEGDEAEVWLCSLLAAPSPDRWEDVARTLLHANHLWTATGGATLGMIPSDNTVSLNVRRLLRDLDSEKLAILLAKTADIGLAWQDFITLGIGAADLPAFSSADVGVRV
- the nagZ gene encoding beta-N-acetylhexosaminidase — encoded protein: MTEHAPLIIDIAGTELTPADRARLAHPLVGGMILFARNWQDRAQLLALTAEIKAVRDDLLICVDHEGGRVQRFRTDGFTHLPPMRAFGAMWMDDGQGAKRREGSGALRAMDAATAVGYVLGSELRACGVDFSFTPVLDLDWGESGVIGDRAFHSDARVVAALAKSLMHGLLQAGMANCGKHFPGHGFVKADSHTDIPVDRRSLSAILADDAAPYPWLSSVLTSVMPAHVIYSKVDKRPAGFSARWLQEILRHRLRFDGAVFSDDLSMEAARRLDSQTLDFTQAATQALNAGCDLALLCNQSLGDGAAVDDWLHGMQAARDAGRWTPSADSEARRLALLPETLPQSWDELMLQPAYRNALDLLP
- the acpS gene encoding holo-ACP synthase, which encodes MIYGIGTDICDVRRIRSSLERLGDRFAEKVLAEGELATWRARSARWPDRGVRYVATRFSAKESFSKAIGLGMRMPMTWRHCEIVNLPSGQPSIVLHGALKQWFEERGLQVHLSVTDESDYAASFCVVEKKPAN
- a CDS encoding pyridoxine 5'-phosphate synthase, whose amino-acid sequence is MTTSASSRTALSVNVNKVALVRNTRHLGIPSVTRAAQLCLEAGAQGITVHPRPDERHIRASDVAELHELLKQWPEAEYNIEGNPFHNLMDFVRAYRPQQATFVPDGQDQFTSDHGWSFPQDAERLAPLIAECRALGVRVSLFMDPVPEQMAAAKAVGADRVELYTEPYAAAWGTPAQAQQLEAYRAAAQAALDAGLGVNAGHDLSLDNLGAFAAGVPGLLEVSIGHALIGGALERGYAGAVQAYLQCIASAQP
- the recO gene encoding DNA repair protein RecO, whose amino-acid sequence is MAAKRVSDEPAFVLHRYDWSESSLILEVFTRHRGRVALAARGAKKPTSNFRPVLLPLQPLRVTYTLGAEGNAEIHTLKGAEWAGGHVMPMADALLSGLYLNELLLRLLARDDPYAALFDVYAGVVRVLAGTQGETLEPVLRAFELILLRELGLLPSLAEETMTLSALSARSRYMLVPEGGLRQAAAGERAALTGAQWQALEQALGAGHAPQAYTAALRAAAPVALALKSQLRTLLQYHCGNPLLRTRQLMMDLQNL